One genomic region from bacterium encodes:
- the murA gene encoding UDP-N-acetylglucosamine 1-carboxyvinyltransferase yields the protein MPKLIVEGGYPLRGKIRPAGNKNAALPALAASLLTDEPVILENIPDIRDVRTLLELLGHVGVEFEWVAPNTVRLQAREVRASELSPELTARIRASILLAGPMLARVGRMMLPPPGGDVIGRRRVDTHFLALSRLGARVQATRGYQIETDGLVGTDIFLDEPSVTATENAIMAAVLAKGTTRLRNAAAEPHVQDLCHLLNAMGARISGIGTHVLEIEGVERLHGARYRIGSDHIEVGSFIGLAAVTGGEILIEDAAVEHLDSTLLAFERLGIRCEIRGSDLFVPADQEREIRMDMGGHIPKIDDGPWPAFPADLTSIALVVATQCRGTILIHEKMFESRMFFADKVIGMGARIVLCDPHRAVVVGPSRLHAGVVESPDIRAGMALLIAALCAEGESHIYNTGQIERGYERIDERLRMLGARIQRQDSREV from the coding sequence ATGCCGAAGCTGATTGTGGAAGGGGGATACCCGCTCCGCGGGAAGATCCGGCCGGCGGGCAACAAGAACGCCGCGCTGCCCGCGCTGGCCGCCTCACTGCTGACGGACGAGCCGGTCATCCTCGAGAACATCCCGGACATTCGGGACGTCCGTACCCTACTGGAGCTGCTCGGCCATGTCGGTGTCGAGTTCGAGTGGGTGGCGCCCAACACCGTGCGGCTCCAGGCCCGGGAGGTGCGGGCGTCCGAGCTCTCGCCCGAGCTGACCGCGCGCATCCGCGCCTCCATCCTGCTGGCGGGGCCGATGCTCGCCCGCGTCGGCCGCATGATGCTGCCCCCGCCCGGCGGAGACGTCATCGGCCGGCGCCGCGTGGACACCCACTTCCTCGCGCTCAGTCGCCTCGGCGCCCGCGTCCAGGCCACCCGCGGCTACCAGATCGAGACCGATGGCCTGGTGGGCACCGACATCTTCCTCGATGAGCCGAGCGTCACGGCCACGGAGAACGCGATCATGGCCGCGGTGCTCGCCAAAGGCACGACACGCCTGCGCAACGCCGCGGCGGAGCCCCACGTCCAGGACCTGTGTCACTTGCTGAACGCCATGGGTGCGCGAATCTCCGGGATCGGCACCCACGTACTGGAGATCGAGGGCGTGGAGCGGCTGCACGGCGCGCGGTACCGCATCGGCAGCGACCACATCGAGGTCGGTTCGTTCATCGGTCTGGCCGCGGTCACGGGCGGCGAGATCCTGATCGAGGACGCCGCCGTCGAGCACCTGGACTCCACGCTGCTCGCGTTCGAGCGCCTCGGCATCCGCTGCGAGATCCGCGGGTCCGACCTGTTCGTCCCGGCGGACCAGGAGCGCGAGATCCGGATGGACATGGGCGGGCACATCCCGAAGATCGACGACGGGCCGTGGCCCGCGTTCCCCGCGGACCTCACCTCGATCGCGCTGGTGGTGGCCACCCAGTGCCGGGGCACCATCCTGATCCACGAGAAGATGTTCGAGTCGCGCATGTTCTTCGCCGACAAGGTGATCGGGATGGGCGCGCGGATCGTGCTCTGTGATCCGCACCGCGCCGTCGTCGTCGGGCCCTCGCGGCTCCACGCTGGCGTGGTCGAGAGCCCCGACATCCGCGCCGGCATGGCCTTGCTGATCGCCGCGCTGTGCGCCGAGGGGGAGAGCCACATCTACAACACCGGCCAGATCGAGCGCGGCTACGAGCGGATCGACGAGCGGTTGCGCATGCTGGGCGCGCGGATCCAGCGACAGGACTCGCGCGAGGTCTGA
- a CDS encoding amylo-alpha-1,6-glucosidase: MATPSPRRPERGAGGRDVELTPVSGAELLGYERIACEIRSLAATELVLKENRYFLLTDAAGNIAPAGACELGLFYEDTRVLSHYELRTAGGRPDVLSSQAARVFISQIDLTITDREFGGDFREPKNFMHIRREQLLDDCMGDRMVFTNYLGRTVDFWAELRFAADFADIFEVRGAVRPRRGQYYRPLVGESEVVWLYRGLDGVLRRTRLEFSPRPDELEAGRALWRLPLDPRESAEIEVRIVAEVDGVPAPPRRPFNERVTALRAAYDEWRQGAARFRSDDDFFNAALDQAVVDLRALMVDVGGQRVIAAGIPWFTSPFGRDAIITSLETLPVRPDIARSCLRFLAAYQGRRVDEFTEEEPGKIMHELRRGEMVACREVPHTPYYGSVDATPLFVHLLAETVRWTGDLEFARELLPAAERAIEWIDRYGDLDGDGFVEYARRSPRGLVNQGWKDSHDGVPYPDGRLPEPPVALVEVQGYVVAAKQGMAYLYEVLGDPARAAALRGQAEELAARIREAFWMEDLDYFALALDGEKRQVPTITSNPGHLLLAGVPTPEQARRMADVLLGEHMFSGWGIRTVARTQPVYNPLSYHNGTVWPHDNALIAQGLARYGLRREAATVLGALFDTSLHFRYHRLPELFCGISRGETDAPVAYPVSCSPQAWAAGALFPVIQGILGIEPEATRQELRLVRPHLPPRLRYLDVLRLAVGASRVSLQFNRVGDRTMANVLEVEGEPLNVRIDVV, translated from the coding sequence ATGGCGACTCCGAGCCCCAGGAGGCCCGAGCGCGGCGCCGGTGGGCGAGACGTCGAGCTGACGCCCGTCTCCGGCGCGGAGCTGCTCGGCTACGAACGCATCGCGTGCGAGATCCGCTCCCTCGCCGCGACCGAGCTGGTCCTCAAGGAGAACCGGTATTTCCTGCTGACGGATGCCGCCGGCAACATCGCGCCGGCCGGCGCGTGCGAGCTCGGGCTGTTCTACGAGGACACGCGCGTGCTCAGTCATTACGAGCTGCGCACGGCCGGCGGAAGGCCCGATGTTCTGAGCTCCCAGGCGGCCCGGGTCTTCATCTCGCAGATCGATCTCACCATCACCGACCGCGAGTTCGGCGGCGACTTCCGGGAGCCCAAGAACTTCATGCACATCCGCAGGGAGCAACTGCTGGATGACTGCATGGGCGACCGGATGGTGTTCACCAACTACCTCGGCCGCACGGTGGACTTCTGGGCGGAGCTGCGCTTCGCCGCGGACTTCGCCGACATCTTCGAGGTCCGCGGCGCCGTCCGGCCGAGGCGCGGGCAGTACTACCGGCCCCTGGTGGGCGAATCCGAGGTCGTCTGGCTCTACCGGGGCCTGGACGGCGTGCTGCGCCGCACGCGGCTCGAGTTCTCGCCGCGGCCGGACGAGCTGGAGGCCGGCCGCGCGCTCTGGCGCCTGCCGCTCGACCCTCGGGAGTCGGCCGAGATCGAGGTGCGGATCGTGGCGGAGGTCGACGGAGTCCCGGCTCCGCCGCGGCGGCCGTTCAACGAGCGCGTGACGGCGTTGCGTGCCGCCTACGACGAGTGGCGACAAGGCGCGGCGCGGTTCCGTAGCGACGACGACTTCTTCAACGCCGCCCTCGACCAGGCCGTCGTGGACCTGCGCGCGCTCATGGTGGACGTGGGCGGCCAGCGGGTCATCGCCGCAGGCATTCCGTGGTTCACCTCGCCGTTCGGCCGCGACGCGATCATCACCAGCCTCGAAACGCTCCCGGTCCGTCCGGACATCGCCAGGTCGTGCCTCCGCTTCCTGGCGGCGTACCAGGGCAGGCGGGTGGACGAGTTCACCGAGGAGGAGCCGGGCAAGATCATGCACGAGCTGCGGCGCGGCGAGATGGTGGCGTGCCGGGAGGTGCCGCACACGCCGTACTACGGCAGTGTGGACGCCACGCCGCTCTTCGTGCACCTGCTGGCCGAGACCGTGCGCTGGACCGGCGACCTGGAGTTCGCCCGCGAGCTGCTCCCCGCCGCCGAGCGCGCCATCGAGTGGATCGACCGCTACGGCGACCTCGATGGCGACGGCTTCGTCGAGTACGCGCGCCGCTCTCCTCGCGGGCTCGTCAACCAGGGCTGGAAGGACTCGCACGACGGCGTGCCGTATCCGGACGGCCGGCTGCCGGAGCCCCCCGTCGCGCTCGTCGAGGTGCAGGGCTACGTCGTGGCCGCGAAGCAGGGCATGGCGTATCTCTACGAGGTGCTGGGCGATCCGGCCCGCGCCGCCGCGCTCCGGGGCCAAGCCGAAGAGCTCGCCGCACGCATCCGCGAGGCCTTCTGGATGGAGGACCTCGACTACTTCGCCCTCGCGCTCGACGGCGAGAAGCGGCAGGTCCCCACCATCACCTCGAACCCCGGCCACCTGCTGCTCGCCGGCGTGCCGACGCCCGAGCAGGCCCGCCGCATGGCGGATGTCCTCCTGGGCGAGCACATGTTCTCCGGTTGGGGCATCCGGACCGTGGCGCGGACGCAGCCGGTCTACAACCCGCTCTCGTACCACAACGGCACGGTCTGGCCGCACGACAACGCGCTGATCGCCCAGGGGCTCGCGCGCTACGGTCTGCGGCGCGAGGCCGCCACGGTGCTCGGCGCGTTGTTCGACACGTCGCTGCACTTCCGCTACCACCGCCTCCCGGAGCTGTTCTGCGGGATCTCCCGGGGCGAGACCGATGCGCCCGTCGCTTACCCGGTGTCGTGTTCTCCCCAGGCGTGGGCGGCCGGGGCGCTGTTCCCCGTCATCCAGGGCATCCTCGGGATCGAGCCCGAGGCGACGCGGCAGGAGCTGCGCCTCGTGCGGCCTCACTTGCCGCCGCGCCTCCGCTACCTCGACGTCTTGCGGCTGGCCGTGGGAGCGAGCCGCGTCTCGCTCCAGTTCAACCGGGTCGGCGACCGGACCATGGCGAACGTGCTCGAGGTGGAGGGTGAGCCGCTGAACGTTCGGATCGATGTCGTGTAA
- a CDS encoding glycosyltransferase family 4 protein has product MRIALVSTPFVAVPPRDYGGTELVVYELAEGLVAAGHDVVLFATGDSRTTARLEWLLPHAFWPPESLAALNHSSWAMARVVQDGFDVVHVHSAEALALARLAPDIPMVYTIHHERDALCSAYYPFFPDVYYVTISERQRQLEVPLPHVRTIHHGLDASRYAGPTRAGDYVCFIGRLSRPKGPHVAIDVAERAHVPIVVGGAIHAEDEPRGFAEREVLPRLGRPHVRYLGKVGMEQKSEVLRGARALLMPLAWEEPFGLVMIEAMLCGCPVVAFPRGSAPELIEEGVTGFLVPDADAMVETIRSRLDGFDREACRRRAAERFGRDRMVADHVAWYREARRRPAPSRSGERLGAAA; this is encoded by the coding sequence ATGAGAATCGCCCTGGTATCGACCCCGTTCGTGGCCGTACCGCCACGCGACTACGGCGGCACGGAACTGGTCGTCTACGAGCTGGCCGAAGGCCTCGTCGCGGCCGGGCACGACGTGGTCCTGTTCGCGACCGGCGACTCGCGCACGACGGCCCGGCTCGAGTGGTTGCTCCCGCACGCGTTCTGGCCGCCGGAGTCGCTCGCCGCGTTGAACCACAGCAGCTGGGCGATGGCGCGGGTGGTGCAGGACGGGTTCGACGTGGTGCACGTGCACAGCGCGGAGGCGCTGGCGCTCGCGCGTCTGGCCCCCGATATTCCGATGGTGTACACCATACATCACGAGCGCGACGCGCTCTGCTCCGCGTACTACCCGTTCTTCCCGGACGTGTACTACGTGACCATCAGCGAACGGCAGCGGCAGCTCGAGGTGCCGCTGCCCCACGTCCGCACGATCCACCACGGCCTCGACGCCTCGCGGTACGCGGGGCCGACGCGCGCCGGCGACTACGTGTGCTTCATCGGGCGGCTGTCCCGGCCCAAGGGGCCGCACGTGGCCATCGATGTTGCGGAGCGAGCCCACGTGCCCATCGTGGTGGGCGGGGCGATCCACGCGGAGGACGAGCCGCGCGGCTTCGCGGAACGGGAGGTGCTGCCACGGCTGGGCCGGCCGCACGTGCGTTATCTCGGCAAGGTGGGAATGGAACAGAAGTCCGAGGTGCTGCGCGGCGCACGCGCGCTGCTCATGCCCCTCGCATGGGAAGAGCCCTTCGGACTCGTCATGATCGAGGCGATGTTGTGCGGATGCCCGGTGGTCGCGTTCCCGCGCGGGAGCGCGCCGGAGCTGATCGAAGAGGGTGTGACCGGGTTCCTGGTTCCCGACGCGGACGCGATGGTGGAAACGATCCGCTCCCGGCTCGATGGATTCGACCGGGAAGCCTGCCGCAGACGCGCGGCCGAGCGGTTCGGCCGCGACCGGATGGTGGCCGACCACGTGGCGTGGTACCGGGAGGCCCGTCGCAGGCCCGCGCCCAGCCGGTCGGGTGAGCGGCTCGGCGCCGCAGCGTGA